Proteins encoded in a region of the Halothiobacillus diazotrophicus genome:
- a CDS encoding histone deacetylase family protein, translated as MNLALVSHPDCLLHNNGSVAGMPHPENAGRLSAIQDQLIAQGLDPWLIHIDAPEATRAQLLRVHEAGYLDEVIDSIPERGIVHFDQDVALGPDSLKAALRAAGSGVAAVDWVMAATDRRAFCAIRPPGHHAGPRKAAGFCIFNNAAVATYHALEQYGLQRIAIVDFDVHHGDGTEHIVAGDPRILFCSSFQHPFYPYSGVPARADNCLPVPLAQGTRGPDWRTAVEAAWFARLEAFAPELIVISAGFDSHLQDDMGGLGLVEADFAWLTGVLVRLAERHAQGRIVSLLEGGYEPHALARSVAAHLTALQE; from the coding sequence ATGAATCTGGCACTCGTATCCCACCCGGACTGCCTTTTGCACAACAATGGCAGCGTTGCCGGGATGCCACACCCGGAAAACGCCGGCCGACTTTCGGCCATCCAGGATCAGCTGATCGCCCAGGGCCTCGACCCCTGGCTGATCCACATCGACGCGCCCGAGGCGACCCGCGCGCAGCTGCTGCGCGTCCACGAGGCGGGCTACCTCGACGAGGTCATCGACAGCATTCCCGAGCGGGGCATCGTCCATTTCGACCAGGACGTCGCTCTGGGCCCGGACAGCCTGAAAGCGGCACTGCGCGCGGCGGGCAGTGGCGTTGCCGCCGTGGACTGGGTCATGGCCGCGACCGATCGCCGCGCCTTTTGCGCGATCCGTCCGCCGGGGCACCATGCGGGGCCCCGCAAGGCCGCCGGATTCTGTATCTTCAACAATGCCGCCGTCGCGACCTACCATGCCCTCGAACAATATGGCCTGCAGCGGATCGCCATCGTCGATTTCGACGTACACCATGGCGACGGGACGGAACACATTGTCGCCGGCGATCCGCGCATCCTGTTCTGCTCGAGCTTCCAGCACCCCTTCTATCCCTACAGTGGGGTACCGGCGCGAGCCGACAATTGCCTGCCGGTGCCGCTGGCACAGGGCACGCGGGGGCCGGACTGGCGCACGGCCGTCGAGGCGGCCTGGTTTGCCCGACTGGAGGCCTTTGCCCCCGAACTCATCGTGATCTCCGCCGGATTCGACAGCCATCTCCAGGACGACATGGGCGGACTCGGACTGGTGGAGGCGGATTTCGCCTGGCTGACCGGTGTACTGGTTCGCCTCGCCGAGCGCCACGCCCAGGGACGGATCGTGTCTCTGCTCGAAGGCGGCTACGAACCCCATGCCCTGGCCCGGAGCGTCGCCGCCCACCTCACGGCGCTACAGGAATGA
- the ppsA gene encoding phosphoenolpyruvate synthase, with protein sequence MGTFKYIRFFEELGIEDVPLVGGKNASLGEMYRKLTSEGVRIPNGFAITAEAYTYMLDQAGAWEALHDALDDLDPEDVTDLARRGKRAREIVYGAGLPDDLAAEIIAGYRLLQEEYGEDLSLAVRSSATAEDLPTASFAGQQDTYLNVQGDESLLDACRRDFASLFTDRAIHYRIDQGFDQFKVALSIGVMKMVRSDLASSGVMFSLDTESGFRDVVFITGAYGLGENVVQGAVDPDEFYVHKPTFTAGHRTVLRRSLGAKAVKMVYVDGSTRHTTRNIATKETERQQYCLTDADVLELAEYALTIERHYDRPMDMEWAKDGLDGQLYIVQARPETVASQRRVTMLESHVLDGKGEVLITGRSVGEKIASGRARIITHVDHLADFQPGEVLVADITTPDWEPVMKTAAAIVTNRGGRTCHAAIIARELGIPAVVGAGEATTRIPDGDEITVSCAEGDTGRVYKGAVPYHVDHTEVGDIPRPATEIMINLGNPELAFKTSFLPNDGVGLARMEFIINESIKVHPLALLHPEKVTVADARKTIDRLIHGHADGASFFVQRLSEGIGTIAAAFWPKPVVVRMSDFKSNEYASLIGGSDFEPEESNPMIGFRGASRYAHPAYAEGFRLECLAMKRVREDMGLTNVILMLPFVRRVQEADDVLAKMAEYGLKRGENGLQVYAMCEIPNNVILIDQFARRFDGFSIGSNDLTQLTLGVDRDSEIVAFDYDERDDGVKEMIRLAVEGCRRNGIHSGLCGQAPSDYPEMAEYLVQLGIDSMSLNPDTVIATTRHVLELEAGLGLKPRDDGRDA encoded by the coding sequence GTGGGTACGTTCAAATACATCCGGTTTTTCGAGGAATTGGGGATCGAGGACGTCCCGCTCGTCGGAGGCAAGAATGCCTCCCTCGGCGAGATGTACCGCAAGCTGACGTCCGAAGGCGTGCGCATTCCCAACGGGTTTGCGATCACGGCGGAAGCCTATACCTACATGCTGGACCAGGCGGGCGCCTGGGAGGCGCTGCACGATGCCCTCGACGACCTCGATCCCGAGGATGTGACGGATCTGGCCCGCCGCGGCAAGCGTGCCCGGGAAATCGTGTACGGTGCCGGCCTGCCGGACGATCTGGCTGCCGAGATCATCGCCGGCTATCGGCTGCTGCAGGAAGAGTACGGCGAGGATCTGAGCCTGGCGGTGCGCAGTTCCGCCACCGCCGAGGATCTGCCGACGGCCAGTTTCGCCGGCCAGCAGGATACTTATCTCAACGTGCAGGGTGACGAAAGCCTGCTCGACGCCTGTCGCCGGGATTTCGCCAGCCTGTTCACCGACCGGGCGATCCACTACCGGATCGATCAGGGCTTCGATCAGTTCAAGGTGGCGTTGTCCATCGGCGTGATGAAGATGGTGCGTTCGGATCTGGCCTCATCCGGCGTGATGTTTTCCCTGGATACCGAATCGGGCTTTCGCGACGTGGTGTTCATCACCGGGGCCTACGGCCTGGGCGAGAACGTGGTGCAGGGGGCCGTGGATCCCGACGAGTTCTACGTGCATAAGCCGACCTTCACGGCGGGGCATCGGACGGTGCTGCGTCGCAGCCTGGGCGCCAAGGCGGTGAAGATGGTGTATGTGGATGGCTCGACGCGTCACACCACCCGAAACATCGCTACCAAGGAGACCGAGCGCCAGCAGTACTGCCTGACCGACGCTGATGTGCTGGAACTGGCCGAATATGCGCTGACCATCGAGCGGCACTATGACCGTCCGATGGACATGGAGTGGGCGAAGGACGGTCTGGACGGTCAGTTGTATATCGTTCAGGCCCGGCCTGAGACCGTGGCCTCGCAGCGGCGGGTCACGATGCTGGAAAGTCATGTGCTTGACGGCAAGGGCGAGGTGCTCATCACCGGGCGGTCTGTCGGGGAAAAGATCGCCAGTGGTCGTGCGCGGATCATCACGCATGTGGATCATCTGGCGGACTTCCAGCCCGGCGAAGTGCTGGTGGCCGACATCACGACGCCGGACTGGGAGCCGGTGATGAAGACCGCGGCGGCGATCGTCACCAATCGCGGCGGGCGAACCTGCCACGCCGCGATCATCGCCCGGGAGCTCGGCATTCCCGCCGTGGTCGGTGCCGGGGAGGCCACCACACGCATCCCCGATGGGGACGAGATCACCGTTTCCTGTGCGGAGGGCGATACCGGACGTGTCTATAAGGGAGCGGTTCCCTATCACGTGGATCATACGGAAGTGGGGGACATCCCCCGCCCGGCCACCGAGATCATGATCAACCTCGGCAATCCGGAGCTCGCTTTCAAGACCTCCTTCCTGCCGAACGACGGCGTGGGGCTTGCCCGGATGGAGTTCATCATCAACGAGTCCATCAAGGTTCATCCGTTGGCGCTGCTGCACCCCGAAAAGGTCACGGTCGCCGACGCACGCAAGACGATCGACCGGTTGATCCACGGCCATGCCGACGGCGCGTCCTTCTTCGTCCAGCGCCTGTCCGAGGGTATCGGCACCATCGCCGCCGCCTTCTGGCCCAAGCCGGTCGTGGTGCGAATGTCCGACTTCAAGTCCAACGAATACGCCAGCCTGATCGGTGGCAGCGACTTCGAGCCGGAAGAGTCCAACCCGATGATCGGTTTCCGGGGCGCCTCCCGATATGCCCATCCCGCCTACGCCGAGGGCTTTCGCCTGGAGTGCCTGGCGATGAAGCGCGTGCGTGAGGACATGGGCCTGACCAACGTGATCCTGATGCTGCCGTTCGTGCGCCGCGTCCAGGAGGCGGACGACGTGCTGGCGAAGATGGCCGAATACGGCCTCAAGCGCGGCGAGAACGGGCTGCAGGTCTACGCCATGTGCGAGATCCCCAATAACGTGATCCTGATCGATCAGTTCGCCCGGCGATTCGACGGTTTCTCCATCGGTTCGAACGATCTCACCCAGCTCACCCTCGGCGTCGACCGCGACAGCGAGATCGTCGCCTTCGACTACGACGAGCGGGACGACGGCGTGAAGGAGATGATCCGGCTGGCGGTCGAAGGCTGCAGGCGCAACGGTATTCACTCCGGTCTCTGCGGCCAGGCGCCGTCGGATTATCCCGAGATGGCCGAATATCTGGTGCAGCTCGGTATCGACTCGATGAGCCTGAACCCGGATACCGTGATCGCTACCACGCGGCATGTGCTGGAACTGGAGGCAGGGTTGGGGCTAAAGCCCCGCGATGACGGGCGAGACGCATGA
- a CDS encoding bifunctional acetate--CoA ligase family protein/GNAT family N-acetyltransferase, translating to MGKHRLEPMFNPQGVAVFGASERPGAVGTMVLTNLIEAGYTGAIVPVNPKHDTVQGLPCRPDLVHLDQPVDLAVIATPAESVPGILRQCGLAGVMSAVILSAGFGEGGGGTGNGKRLQRECLEIAQQFNIRLLGPNCLGIMRPGIGLNATFSHNQALPGNLALVSQSGALVTAVLDWAQSRGVGFSAIVSTGDAADLDFGDLLDYLALDPQTTGILLYIEGIRDARHFLTGLRAAARMKPVIVLKSARHAAGSRAAATHTGALIGGDDVFDAALTRAGVVRVERITQWFSAAQILASGLHLPGDQLLILTNGGGPGVMATDRAADLDVPLATLAPETIAALDQVLPPTWSHGNPVDIIGDATAERYADSVRLCLADPGVHMLIVMLTPQAMTDPTACARAVIEQAQKQTRPAKPVLVCWMGEGLVRAARDLFDAAGIPQFRSPETAVEALSYVLAHKRNQQVLMQTPGPLAPAAASDIEGARLILAAARSAGRRVLTTRESKAVLNAFHIPTTPTVLVRDADEAMLAAESLGFPVALKISAPALTHKTDVGGVRLNVRSVQTARQQVQEMLNTVRSAHPDVDIEGVTIERMAEVGHARELLIGVARDPVFGPVIAFGMGGVAVEVMRDRAMALPPLNAVLIDRLIQNTKAARMLGQFRDAPPVVAHGVERVLMRISELVCELPEVAAIDINPLLAGESGVIAVDARIELTERVSVLDRYAHLAIHPYPAHFVRSWTLDDGRTIMLRPIRPEDAEIEQQFVRGLSEETRYLRFMRVLDELSREMLVRFTQIDYDREMAFIALYTPPSGEEIEIGVTRYSLEPDGETAEFALVVADEWHGHGVGSHLLEALVDYARQRGVRELVGEVLLRNANMRKLCAGLGFTERLVGNDEDIVRISRRL from the coding sequence ATGGGAAAGCATAGACTGGAACCGATGTTCAACCCACAGGGGGTCGCGGTCTTCGGGGCCAGCGAACGACCGGGTGCCGTCGGGACGATGGTGCTGACGAACCTGATCGAAGCGGGCTATACCGGTGCGATCGTGCCTGTGAATCCCAAGCACGACACGGTACAGGGGCTGCCCTGTCGACCGGATCTGGTCCACCTGGATCAGCCGGTGGATCTGGCCGTGATTGCCACGCCGGCGGAGAGCGTGCCCGGCATCCTGCGTCAATGCGGACTGGCCGGGGTGATGTCCGCCGTGATCCTGTCCGCGGGATTCGGTGAGGGCGGCGGCGGTACCGGCAACGGCAAGCGGCTGCAGCGGGAGTGCCTCGAGATCGCCCAGCAGTTCAACATCCGTCTGCTCGGGCCGAATTGCCTGGGCATCATGCGACCGGGCATCGGTCTGAACGCCACCTTCAGTCACAACCAGGCGCTACCGGGAAATCTGGCGCTGGTTTCTCAGTCGGGCGCGCTGGTCACGGCCGTGCTCGATTGGGCGCAGAGTCGCGGGGTCGGTTTCTCCGCCATCGTCTCAACCGGGGATGCCGCCGATCTCGATTTCGGCGACCTGCTGGATTATCTGGCGCTGGATCCGCAGACGACGGGCATTCTGCTCTACATCGAAGGCATCCGCGATGCACGGCATTTCCTGACCGGTCTGCGTGCCGCCGCCCGGATGAAGCCGGTGATCGTGCTCAAGTCCGCGCGCCATGCGGCGGGTTCCCGCGCGGCGGCGACGCATACGGGCGCCCTGATCGGCGGCGATGACGTGTTCGATGCGGCACTGACGCGAGCCGGGGTTGTGCGTGTGGAGCGGATCACCCAGTGGTTCTCCGCGGCGCAGATTCTGGCGAGCGGCCTGCATCTGCCGGGCGATCAGCTCCTGATTCTGACCAATGGCGGCGGCCCGGGGGTGATGGCCACGGATCGGGCGGCGGATCTCGATGTGCCGCTGGCGACGCTGGCTCCGGAGACGATTGCCGCGCTCGATCAGGTGCTGCCGCCCACCTGGTCGCACGGCAATCCTGTCGACATCATCGGTGACGCAACGGCCGAGCGTTATGCCGATTCGGTGCGACTCTGCCTGGCCGACCCCGGGGTGCACATGCTGATCGTCATGCTCACGCCCCAGGCGATGACGGATCCGACGGCCTGCGCTCGGGCCGTGATCGAGCAGGCACAGAAGCAGACCCGCCCGGCCAAGCCGGTGCTGGTCTGCTGGATGGGCGAAGGGCTCGTGCGCGCGGCGCGGGATCTGTTCGATGCGGCGGGGATCCCCCAGTTCCGATCGCCCGAAACGGCCGTGGAGGCGTTGTCCTACGTGTTGGCGCACAAGCGCAACCAGCAGGTGCTGATGCAGACGCCCGGCCCGCTGGCACCCGCCGCGGCATCGGATATCGAAGGTGCGCGGCTGATTCTCGCTGCGGCGCGTTCGGCCGGGCGCCGGGTGTTGACGACCCGCGAATCCAAGGCGGTGCTCAACGCCTTCCATATTCCCACGACGCCCACGGTGCTGGTTCGGGATGCCGATGAAGCGATGCTCGCTGCCGAGTCGCTGGGCTTTCCGGTCGCCCTCAAGATCAGCGCCCCGGCGCTGACGCACAAGACTGACGTCGGGGGCGTTCGCCTCAATGTGCGGAGCGTGCAGACGGCGCGTCAGCAGGTTCAGGAAATGTTGAATACGGTCCGGTCGGCCCACCCGGACGTCGACATCGAGGGCGTGACGATCGAGCGGATGGCGGAGGTCGGTCATGCCCGGGAACTGCTGATCGGGGTCGCGCGGGATCCGGTGTTCGGGCCCGTCATCGCTTTCGGTATGGGCGGGGTGGCCGTCGAGGTGATGCGTGATCGCGCGATGGCTCTGCCGCCCCTGAATGCCGTGTTGATCGACCGACTGATCCAGAACACCAAGGCCGCCCGCATGCTCGGGCAGTTCCGCGATGCACCGCCGGTGGTGGCCCATGGCGTCGAGCGGGTACTGATGCGCATTTCCGAACTGGTCTGCGAGTTGCCGGAAGTGGCGGCCATCGACATCAACCCGCTCCTGGCCGGGGAGTCGGGCGTGATTGCCGTCGATGCGCGGATCGAACTGACCGAGCGCGTCTCGGTGCTCGATCGCTACGCGCATCTGGCGATTCACCCGTATCCGGCGCACTTCGTCCGCAGCTGGACGCTGGACGATGGCCGGACGATCATGCTTCGTCCCATTCGGCCCGAGGACGCCGAGATCGAGCAGCAGTTCGTGCGGGGGCTTTCCGAGGAAACCCGTTACCTGCGCTTCATGCGGGTGCTCGATGAACTCAGCCGGGAGATGCTGGTGCGGTTCACCCAGATCGACTACGACCGCGAGATGGCCTTCATCGCGCTTTATACCCCGCCTTCCGGCGAGGAGATCGAGATCGGCGTGACCCGGTACAGCCTGGAACCCGATGGCGAAACGGCGGAGTTTGCCCTGGTGGTGGCCGATGAATGGCATGGTCACGGGGTGGGCAGTCACCTGCTGGAAGCGTTGGTGGACTACGCCCGGCAGCGCGGGGTGCGGGAACTGGTTGGCGAGGTGCTCCTGCGCAATGCCAACATGCGCAAGCTCTGTGCCGGTCTGGGGTTCACGGAGCGGCTCGTGGGTAACGACGAGGACATCGTGCGGATTTCCCGGCGATTGTAA
- the corA gene encoding magnesium/cobalt transporter CorA → MNHPAPLANRVGLPPGALLDDTLQTPVQLRVVHYLADQIESPAPASLDTFARCVAETDGVSWLHIQGLPGKALLEELGSRFGIHPLVLEDIQTRDHRPKFDEYPEHLFVVLSVPRWQNGFVILEQFSLLLGERYIISIHDSMQDITETLCARLSQSTARLRTHGADYLFYALMDLVIDQAYPLLETFGTTVDELEEHLVTQPQRETLPDIQNAKRTLIRIRRQLWPTREVISHLIRGVQNDQLLDAGLRPYLNDLYDHTITVMDMLETYRDVVTGLMDIYLSSVSNRLNEIMRTLTVISTLFIPLTFITGVYGMNFGNNTGSPWAMPELRMYFGYPMILGLMLLVALGMLLFFRRRGWIFTDRQPASRGRGARCRHSIRPPSAPTS, encoded by the coding sequence ATGAACCACCCTGCCCCTCTTGCCAATCGCGTTGGTCTCCCCCCCGGGGCGCTGCTGGACGACACACTCCAAACCCCCGTGCAATTGCGCGTGGTTCACTATCTGGCGGACCAGATCGAGTCGCCCGCGCCCGCCAGTCTCGACACGTTCGCCCGCTGCGTCGCCGAAACGGACGGCGTGAGCTGGCTGCATATCCAGGGGCTGCCCGGCAAGGCGCTGCTCGAGGAATTGGGCAGTCGATTCGGCATCCATCCCCTGGTACTCGAAGACATCCAGACGCGCGATCACCGGCCCAAGTTCGACGAATACCCCGAACACCTGTTCGTGGTCCTCAGCGTACCGCGCTGGCAAAACGGATTCGTGATTCTCGAGCAGTTCAGCCTGCTGCTGGGTGAGCGTTACATCATCAGCATCCACGACTCGATGCAGGACATCACGGAAACACTGTGTGCCCGGCTTTCCCAATCCACTGCCCGATTGCGCACGCATGGGGCCGACTACCTGTTCTACGCGCTGATGGATCTCGTGATCGATCAGGCCTATCCCCTGCTGGAAACCTTCGGGACCACGGTGGACGAACTCGAGGAGCACCTCGTCACACAGCCGCAGCGGGAAACCCTGCCGGATATCCAGAACGCCAAGCGCACCCTGATTCGCATCCGCCGTCAGCTCTGGCCGACGCGCGAAGTCATCAGCCACCTCATCCGGGGCGTGCAGAACGACCAACTGCTGGATGCGGGGCTCCGTCCCTATCTGAACGACCTTTACGACCACACGATTACCGTCATGGACATGCTGGAAACCTACCGGGACGTCGTGACCGGGCTGATGGACATTTATCTCTCCAGTGTCAGCAATCGTCTGAACGAAATCATGCGCACCCTGACGGTGATCTCGACGCTGTTCATTCCCCTGACTTTCATCACGGGCGTATACGGCATGAACTTCGGCAACAACACGGGCAGCCCCTGGGCCATGCCGGAACTCCGCATGTATTTCGGCTACCCAATGATTCTCGGATTGATGCTGCTGGTCGCCCTCGGCATGCTGCTGTTCTTCCGGCGACGGGGGTGGATCTTCACCGATCGGCAGCCCGCGTCCCGCGGACGCGGGGCGAGATGCCGGCATTCTATTCGGCCGCCATCAGCCCCCACCAGTTAG
- a CDS encoding plasma-membrane proton-efflux P-type ATPase yields the protein MVDHLDADQAEKLDTQAAFERLGTGEQGLSATEAVQRLTQFGRNALEEKKINPLLKLLGYFWGPIPWMIEVAAVLSAVVRHWPDFIIILVMLIFNAGIGFWQEFKAANALEALKSQLALKARVRRDGQWGEVDAAELVPGDIIRLRLGDIIPADAKLVDGDYLAVDQSALTGESLPVDKKPGEVVYSGSVAKQGEMVAVVTATGGDTFFGRTARLVQGAGAPSHFQKAVLAIGDYLIFMSLGLVALLLLVQLYRGTPFLELVQFALILTVASIPVAMPAVLSVTMAVGALALSKMKAIVSRLQSIEEMAGIDILCSDKTGTLTQNKLTLGNPEVFGAADAQALILAGALASKAEDKDAIDLAVIGGLSDPKLLDAYTQTGFVPFDPVSKRTEGRIQSKDGKAFKVTKGAPQVILELCRVDAATTERANRIIDELAEKGDRTLGVAQMDDGQHWQFLGILPLFDPPREDSRDTIDNARGHGIQVKMVTGDNVAIAREIAGQLGLGKNIQPATALFDGDGKPPADAADRIAKADGFAQVFPEHKYDIVRSLQAQGHLVAMTGDGVNDSPALKQADVGIAVSGATDAARAAADLILTAPGLSTIIQAIEGARRIFERMNAYAIYRITETIRIMIFMVAAMLVFDHYPITAIMIIMLALLNDLPIMAIAVDNTWLDPKPVRWQMHRVLTLATILGLIGVVETFLLLIIVKVWFALPIDQIQTIIFLKLSVAGHLTLFVARTRQPMLTRPFPAPILLGAILGTQTIAALIAGFGLLVSPIPWAYVGLIWLYCLVWVVIEDWAKLAVYRHLNRSMSHHKGFLAVLGSKLNRHPS from the coding sequence ATGGTTGATCATCTCGACGCGGATCAGGCGGAAAAACTCGACACTCAGGCGGCGTTCGAACGGCTGGGTACCGGCGAACAGGGGCTATCGGCCACCGAGGCGGTGCAACGGCTGACGCAATTCGGTCGAAATGCCCTCGAGGAAAAGAAGATCAATCCGCTGCTGAAGCTGCTCGGTTATTTCTGGGGGCCGATTCCCTGGATGATCGAGGTGGCGGCCGTGCTCTCCGCCGTGGTGCGCCACTGGCCGGATTTCATCATCATCCTCGTCATGCTGATCTTCAATGCCGGCATCGGGTTCTGGCAGGAGTTCAAGGCGGCGAACGCGCTGGAAGCGCTCAAGAGTCAGCTGGCCCTGAAGGCACGGGTCCGGCGCGACGGGCAATGGGGCGAGGTCGATGCGGCCGAGCTGGTGCCCGGCGACATCATTCGCCTGCGCCTCGGGGATATCATCCCGGCCGATGCCAAGCTGGTGGATGGGGATTACCTGGCGGTCGATCAGTCTGCGCTCACGGGGGAATCCCTGCCGGTGGACAAGAAACCCGGTGAGGTGGTCTATTCCGGTTCCGTCGCCAAGCAGGGCGAGATGGTGGCCGTCGTCACCGCCACGGGGGGCGACACCTTCTTCGGTCGTACGGCGAGGCTGGTGCAGGGGGCTGGGGCCCCTTCCCATTTCCAGAAAGCCGTGCTGGCCATCGGCGACTATCTCATCTTCATGAGCCTCGGGCTCGTTGCACTCCTGCTGCTGGTCCAGCTGTACCGGGGTACCCCCTTCCTGGAGCTGGTGCAGTTCGCGCTCATCCTGACGGTGGCGTCCATTCCGGTGGCCATGCCGGCCGTGCTGTCGGTGACCATGGCGGTCGGCGCCCTGGCTCTGTCGAAGATGAAGGCCATCGTCTCGCGACTGCAATCGATCGAGGAAATGGCCGGCATCGACATCCTCTGCTCGGACAAGACCGGCACGCTTACCCAGAACAAACTCACCCTCGGCAATCCCGAGGTATTCGGCGCGGCGGATGCCCAGGCGCTGATCCTGGCAGGCGCGCTGGCGTCCAAGGCCGAGGACAAGGACGCGATCGATCTTGCCGTGATCGGCGGATTGAGCGATCCCAAGCTGCTCGACGCCTATACCCAGACGGGCTTCGTGCCGTTCGATCCGGTGAGCAAGCGGACCGAGGGACGTATCCAGAGCAAGGACGGCAAGGCCTTCAAGGTCACCAAGGGGGCGCCTCAGGTCATTCTCGAGCTCTGCCGGGTGGATGCCGCAACGACCGAGCGCGCGAACCGGATCATCGACGAACTGGCGGAGAAGGGGGATCGCACCCTCGGCGTCGCGCAGATGGACGACGGGCAGCACTGGCAGTTTCTGGGCATTCTGCCCTTGTTCGATCCGCCGCGTGAAGATTCCCGGGACACGATCGACAATGCGCGGGGGCACGGTATCCAGGTCAAGATGGTCACGGGCGACAACGTGGCGATCGCCCGCGAGATCGCCGGTCAGCTGGGTCTCGGCAAGAACATCCAGCCGGCCACGGCTCTGTTCGATGGCGACGGCAAGCCGCCTGCCGACGCGGCCGACCGGATCGCCAAGGCGGATGGCTTCGCCCAGGTCTTTCCGGAGCACAAGTACGATATCGTCCGGTCCCTGCAGGCCCAGGGGCACCTCGTGGCCATGACCGGGGACGGGGTCAACGACTCGCCGGCGCTCAAGCAGGCCGACGTGGGCATCGCCGTGTCCGGGGCCACGGATGCGGCACGGGCGGCGGCGGATCTGATTCTCACCGCGCCGGGACTTTCCACGATCATCCAGGCCATCGAGGGCGCGCGGCGCATTTTCGAGCGTATGAACGCCTATGCGATCTACCGCATCACGGAAACCATCCGGATCATGATCTTCATGGTCGCCGCCATGCTGGTGTTCGACCATTATCCGATCACCGCGATCATGATCATCATGCTGGCGCTGCTGAACGACCTGCCAATCATGGCCATCGCCGTGGACAACACCTGGCTGGATCCCAAACCCGTGCGCTGGCAGATGCACCGGGTACTGACGTTGGCGACGATCCTCGGCCTGATCGGCGTGGTGGAAACCTTCCTGCTGCTGATCATCGTCAAGGTATGGTTCGCCCTGCCGATCGATCAGATCCAGACCATCATCTTCCTGAAACTCTCGGTCGCCGGCCATCTCACGCTCTTTGTCGCGCGGACGCGACAGCCAATGCTGACGCGGCCGTTCCCCGCACCGATCCTGCTGGGCGCCATTCTCGGCACGCAAACCATTGCCGCGCTGATCGCCGGTTTCGGCCTGCTGGTCTCGCCGATTCCCTGGGCGTACGTCGGGCTGATCTGGCTGTACTGCCTCGTCTGGGTCGTGATCGAGGACTGGGCCAAGCTGGCGGTCTACCGACATCTCAACCGGTCTATGTCGCATCACAAGGGGTTTCTCGCGGTATTGGGCAGCAAGCTCAACCGGCACCCTTCGTGA
- a CDS encoding undecaprenyl-diphosphate phosphatase: MFLPDWLTAAVLGLVEGATEFLPVSSTGHLIIAADYLGYTGDGAKVFEIFIQLGAILAVMWFYRHKLFAVARGLPTERSAQKFTLNLFVAFLPAAVIGLLTHSYIKALLFNPKFVAIALIVGGFIILLVERFAPAPRIHHVDDMSPWDALKVGFAQCFALIPGTSRSGSTIMGGMMFGLSRTTATEFSFFLAIPTMLAATLFDLIKHWHLLHPEDLHMMAIGFVGAFISGLAFVSMLLHYISKHTFKGFAYYRIIFGALVLWYFWS; this comes from the coding sequence ATGTTCTTACCCGATTGGCTCACGGCCGCCGTCCTTGGCCTGGTTGAAGGCGCCACCGAATTCTTGCCCGTTTCCTCCACCGGCCACCTGATCATCGCGGCGGACTATCTCGGTTACACCGGGGACGGTGCCAAGGTCTTCGAGATCTTTATCCAGTTGGGCGCAATCCTGGCCGTCATGTGGTTCTACCGCCACAAGCTGTTCGCGGTCGCCAGGGGATTACCCACGGAGCGCAGCGCCCAGAAGTTCACCCTGAATCTTTTCGTCGCCTTCCTGCCGGCCGCCGTGATCGGCCTGCTGACCCACAGCTACATCAAGGCCCTGCTGTTCAATCCGAAATTCGTGGCGATCGCACTGATCGTCGGCGGCTTCATCATTCTGCTGGTCGAACGATTTGCCCCGGCGCCCCGGATTCATCACGTCGACGACATGAGTCCCTGGGATGCCCTCAAGGTCGGCTTCGCCCAATGCTTCGCCCTGATCCCCGGCACCTCGCGGTCGGGTTCCACGATCATGGGCGGCATGATGTTCGGTCTTTCCCGCACCACCGCCACCGAATTCTCGTTCTTTCTCGCCATCCCGACCATGCTCGCCGCCACGCTGTTCGACCTGATCAAGCACTGGCACCTGCTGCACCCGGAAGACCTGCACATGATGGCGATCGGGTTCGTGGGCGCCTTCATCTCCGGTCTGGCCTTCGTGAGCATGCTGTTGCACTACATCAGCAAGCACACCTTCAAAGGGTTCGCCTACTACCGAATCATCTTCGGGGCGTTGGTCCTCTGGTATTTCTGGTCGTAG